Proteins from one Salarias fasciatus chromosome 14, fSalaFa1.1, whole genome shotgun sequence genomic window:
- the LOC115400732 gene encoding zinc/cadmium resistance protein, with the protein MRLLHWCMLGVTVLLLMCGVVISHLCRCLITMVDAFQTLFILMHIALPLPETAASGKPPPSSSASSASPPQADLPSSSVAGLLLKSPPANQAGAVSDQPLTAPAGHAADLLVDQNQQSPPNIPPAASNCGLSYSRSRIQAVGIFLSALLLTSLCTSYLMEIISAFLNPHEVQQPLLLVVLGAVSLLQKMLVFGLNWDHLQDEQAGGGEEPQDYSGLQVQHKVLAEEESVRRQEHEHKDDSLHGITFCNPQSSSIPDCDAQTPQQDPEGLLPENRAESSDACSGSEAFVDWKRVHHKGRHAASRQHPVCRLPSVSILQGLFTSVLALINSLVVLLLAPQLPHSSDACHPLVYLDAALALLAVITLIASTLPQVYRYGLLLLQATPPHICVSDVGRRIASVPGVQAVHDLHLWQLNESAVVASVHVHCYAGFPAHRSSDLMSRVTKVLQSVGVSCCTVQPEFACAAASSAGSSVDASPVIHREDPSPPPHLTCSLACGKDCSDSMCCSLPEEEIQGVFAPPGGETREEPQTLVIENTFL; encoded by the exons ATGAGGCTGCTACactggtgcatgctgggagtcactgtgctgctgctgatgtgtggGGTGGTCATCAGTCACCTGTGTCGGTGCCTCATCACCATGGTGGACGCATTCCAGACACTCTTCATCCTCATGCACattgctcttcctcttcctgagaCTGCAGCCTCCGGCAAAcctccgccgtcctcctccgcctcctccgcctcgccTCCGCAAGCCGATCTCCCCTCTTCCTCAGTAGCCGGACTGCTCCTCAAATCTCCACCTGCCAACCAGGCCGGGGCTGTGTCAGATCAGCCGCTCACAGCTCCGGCCGGCCATGCTGCAGATTTATTGGTCGACCAGAACCAACAGTCCCCCCCAAACATCCCTCCTGCTGCCTCAAACTGTGGCCTGTCCTACTCCAGGAGCAGGATCCAGGCCGTGGGGATCTTCCTTTCCGCCCTCCTCTTGACCTCTTTGTGCACCTCGTACTTAATGGAAATCATTAGTGCTTTTCTAAATCCACACGAGGTgcagcagccgctgctgctggtggtgctgggAGCTGTCAGTCTGCTCCAGAAGATGCTGGTGTTTGGCCTGAACTGGGATCATCTGCAGGATGAGCAGGCTGGAGGCGGGGAAGAGCCCCAGGATTACTCTGGGCTTCAAGTACAGCACAAAG TCTTAGCTGAAGAGGAATCCGTGAGGCGACAGGAACACGAACACAAAGACGACTCGCTCCACGGTATTACCTTCTGTAATCCACAATCCTCCAGCATCCCTGACTGTGACGCCCAAACCCCGCAGCAGGACCCCGAGGGCCTCCTGCCAGAGAACAGAGCGGAGAGCAGCG ACGCTTGCAGTGGATCTGAAGCCTTTGTGGACTGGAAGAGAGTGCATCACAAAGGGAGACATGCGGCCAGCAGGCAGCATCCAGTCTGCCGTCTGCCGTCCGTCTCCATCCTCCAGGGTCTCTTCACGTCCGTCCTGGCTCTGATCAACAgcctggtggtgctgctgctcgcCCCTCAGCTCCCACACAGCTCTGACGCCTGTCACCCTCTGGTCTACCTGGATGCTGCTCTCGCTCTGCTGGCCGTCATCACTCTGATCGCCAGTACCTTGCCACAG GTGTACAGGTAtggactgctgctgcttcaggccACGCCTCCGCACATCTGTGTGTCTGACGTCGGGCGCAGGATCGCGAGTGTGCCTGGAGTTCAGGCAGTGCACGACCTCCACCTGTGGCAGCTGAATGAGTCCGCGGTGGTGGCCTCGGTGCACGTGCACTGCTACGCCGGGTTTCCAGCACACAG GAGTTCTGATCTGATGTCTCGAGTCACCAAGGTGCTGCAGAGCGTAGGCGTGAGCTGCTGCACCGTTCAGCCGGAGTTTGCCTGTGCGGCTGCGTCCTCAGCAGGCTCGAGTGTTGATGCCTCCCCAGTCATCCACAGAGAGgacccctctcctcctcctcacctgacCTGCAGCCTGGCCTGCGGGAAGGACTGCTCAGACAGCATGTGCTGCTCTCTTCCAGAGGAGGAGATCCAGGGTGTATTtgcaccaccaggtggagaaaCCAGAGAAGAACCTCAGACTCTGGTCATCGAGAACACCTTCCTCTGA